The genomic interval GTCCTGGGTCGGATGGGGAAGCGCATCGTCGCCATCCGCCAGCATCCGTTCCCGCGACAATACGAGGACCTGCCGGGCACCGAACACATGGGGGACGTGACGCGGCTGGGCGAGCTCTTCCCGCCGGAGGTGATCATCGCCGTGGACGTGGGGAGCTTCCGGCGCATCCACGCGGTGCTCGATCACGTCAGCCCCGAGACGGTGGTGGTGAACATCGACCACCACCCGGGCAACGGCGGCCCCGAGCGCCCCTGCGAGTACGTGGACCTCGCGGATCCGAGCGTCGCCTCCACCACCATGCTGACCTATCTCCTGTTGCGCGAAGCCTGGCCCGGTTGCGTCACGTCCCAGGCGGCGACCTGCCTCTACGTCGGGCTCATCACCGACACGGGGTGCTTCCGTTTCTCCAACACCAATGCCGAAACGCTGCGGGTCGGCGCCGAGCTGGTGGCGCTCGGTGCCGATCCGGGCCGCTTGGCGGAGAACTACATGTTCCGGCGGCGCCCGCAGGCGCTCCGCCTCCTCGGCGAGGTCCTCACCACCCTGGAATTCCACGCCGGCGGCAAGCTGTCGACCTTGTGCCTCACCCGGGACATGCTGGAGCGCAGCGGTGCGCGCATGGAGGAGAGCGAAGGCTTCGTCAACCACGCCACCTCGGTGGATGGGGTGCAGGTGGCGGCGATGCTGCGTGAGGTCGACTCCGGGCGCACCCGGGTGAGCCTGCGTTCGCCGGATCTCCTGGACGTATCGCGGATTGCCCGGGAGTTCGGCGGCGGCGGGCATCGGAACGCCGCGGGTTGCAGCGTCGATGCCGACATCGACAGGGCGCAGGAGCTGATCGTGCAGGCCGTGCTGCAGGCCTTGCGCGGCTGAGCCTCCCTCCCGAGACGAGGTCATGCATTTCGACGACCGGGTCTTCCTCATCGACAAGCCTCAAGGCCTGACCTCTTTCGGTGCGGTGCGCCGGTTGCGCCGCGCCGCCCGGGTGCAGAAGGCCGGACACAGCGGCAGCCTGGATCCGAATGCCACCGGGTTGCTCGTCCTCTGCACCGGGGTCGCCACCCGGCTCGCCGGGCTCTTCGTCGACTTCCCCAAGGAATACGAAGGTCGCGTGCGCTTCGGCACCGCCACGGATTCTCACGATGCCGCGGGGGAGGTCATCGCCAGCGCGCCGGTGCCGGCGCTCGCGGCCAGCCAGGTGGAGGAGGCGCTGCAGCGCTTCGCCGGCGAGATCGACCAGACCCCGCCCATGGTTTCAGCGCTGAAGCACCAGGGGCGCCGGCTCTACGAGATCGCCCGTGCCGGTGGGGAAGTGGAGCGGCAGCCGCGGCGCGTCCGGGTGCACAGTATCGCTCTCCGCGCTCTCGGGACCGACTACGCCGACATCCACCTCCGCTGCGGGCGCGGTTGCTACGTGCGCAGCATCGCTCACGATCTCGGCCAGGCGCTCGGCGTTCCGGCGCACCTGGAGGCGCTGCGCCGAACCGCCGTCGGCCCCTTCGCTCTGGCCGAAGCATCGAGCCTGGAAGCCCTGGAAACAGCCCTGGCCGCGGCAGCCGGCACGGCTTCGCCGCCCCCCGCCGGCGTGCTGGCGCTGCCGGCGGCGCTCCGCTCCTTCCCGGCCCTCACGGTCCGCGCTCCCTTCGAAGCCGCATTGCGACACGGTGCCCAGCCGGAGCTACGGGCGCTGGTGGAGGTGCCGCGCCTTTCCGGTCCGCACCGGTTGCTCTCCGCCGATGGCCAACGCCTCCTGGCCATGGCACAGGTGGACGGCAAGAAGCAGTGGGCGCGCGTGCGTTTGCTGCGCGTCTTCCCGGAGCCGGTGCGCGTCGACGCAGGGGGAGAAGCGGCGTGAAGGTCTACGCCAACTTCCCGCACGAGCTGCCCGCAGCACCGCGTTACTCGGTGGTCTCCGTGGGCGTCTTCGACGGCTTGCATCGCGGTCACCAGCGCATCCTAGCGGCCGCCCTCGAGGGAGCGCCGGCCGGGGCCGTCGCCGTGGTCACCTTCGATCCGCACCCCCGCGCGGTGCTGGGGCCGCCGAAGCGGGCGCGCTTGCTGAGTCCGCTGCCGGAGCGACTCGAGCTCCTCGGCAGCTATCCCCTCGGCGCCGTGGCGGTGCTCCGTTTCGACCAGCAGCTGGCGCGCATGTCCTACGTGGACTTCGTCCGCGACTTCCTCTGTACCGGATTGGGAGCCCGCCGTCTCGTTCTCGGCTACAACGTGAGTCTGGGACATGAAAGACAAGGAAACCAGGAACGCCTGCGGGAGCTGGGCGGCGTCCTCGGCTTCGAAGTGCGCTCGGTGCCGGCCTTCGAGATCGGCGGCGCGCCGGTGAGCAGCACCCGCATCCGCCATCTCCTCGACGCCGGCAACGTCGAAGCCGCCGCCGAGCTCCTCGGCCGGCCCTATGCGCTGCAGGGCACGGTGGTGCGCGGCAGCGGCCGCGGGCGGGCCATCGGCATCCCCACCGCGAATCTGCAGCTGTCGGCGGAGAAGCTCGTCCCGGCGCGGGGAGTCTACGCGGCACGCGTCGGCATCGAGGGGCGGCTGCACGCGGGGGCGCTCAACATCGGCGTCGTGCCCACCTTCGTCGAGGAGGGAACCCAATCGGTGGAGGTCCACATCCTCGATTTCGACGGCGATCTGTACGGTGCCGGCCTCCGGCTCGAGTGCATCGCCCGCCTGCGAGACGAGCGGAAGTTCAGCGGGCCGGAGGCTCTGGTGGCCCAGATCCGCCAGGACATCGCCCAGGCCAGAGCGGCCTGTGCGCAGCTCGATTGAGCCAGCCATCCTGCCTGTCGACAGACGGTTGGGGGCGTGATTTCGAGTCGTTTCTGCGCCCACATGGGGCTTTGCAGCGTTCTTTGATTGTGTTAGGTTCCCACGGTTCGAAAAGCGCGGGTGACTGGGCAAGCCAGCGCCTGCAGCCATCGTGACCATAGTCCTTCACGGGAGGTTCGCGACGATGGCTCTATCGAAGGACAACAAGCGGCAGGTGATCGAAAAGTTCAAGCTCCACGAGCACGACTCGGGCTCTCCCGAGGTCCAGATCGCTCTACTCACCGAGAGAATCCGGAGTTTGACCGAGCACTTCAAGGTCCACAAGAACGACCACCACTCGAGGCGTGGACTCCTGAAGATGGTCGGCCAGCGGCGCCGGCTGCTGGACTATCTGAAAAACAAGAACGTCGAGCACTACAAGATGCTCATCAAGGAGCTCGAGCTCCGTCGCTAGCCTGTTTCGAGGCCCCGTCCGGGCCGGCATGGGATCTTCCCGGTGGCGCGACAGCCGTCGCGCCGGACCGGAGGAGATTGGCGGTTCCCGGGGCGGCGCGAGAGCGGAAAGCGGAAGTGAGGGAAAAGGAAGCATGCAGAAGATCGTGACGGCGGAGGTCGGTGGCCGGACCTTCAGTATCGAGACCGGAAGAATGGCCAAACAGGCGGGCGGCGCGGTAGTCGTGCGCTTCGGAGACAGTGTCATCCTGGTGACCGCGGTCATGGAGCCCAAGGCGGACCCGGCGAAGAGCTGGCTGCCGCTGATGGTGGAATACCGGGAGAAATCCTACGCCGCCGGCAAGATCCCCGGCGGTTTCTTCAAGCGCGAGGGCCGGCCGCACGAGGGCGAGACCCTCTCGGCACGTCTCATCGATCGGCCCCTGCGCCCGCTCTTCCCGGACGGCTTTTCCAACGACATCCAGATCATCGCGACGGTGCTCTCCTTCGATCAGGACAACGAGACCGACGTGCTGGGCATCACCGGCGCCTCCACGGCGCTCGGCCTGTCGGAGATCCCGTTCCCCCATGTGGTCTCGGGCGTGCGCGTCGGACGTATGGGCGGCCAGTTCGTCATCAACCCGACGGTGCAACAGATGGACGAGAGCGACATGGACGTCACCGTGGCCGGAACCGACGAGTCCATCGTCATGGTGGAAGGCGGCTGCAAGGAGGTCAGCGAGGCGGCGCTGGTGGACGCGTTGGAATTCGCCCACCACGAGATCCGTCGCTTGAACGGCCTGCAGCGCCAGCTCTTCGAGGCCGTCGGGCCGCGCCCCAAGGCGACCTTCACCCCCAAGGAGAAGCCCGCCGGGCTGGAAGCGCGGGTGCAGAAATTGGCCCTCGGGCGTCTGCGCGAGATCAACCGCATTCGTGCCAAGCTCGAGCGCTACAGCGCCGTGGATCAGCTGAAGGACGAGGTCGCTACCACTCTCGCGACGGAATTTCCCGAGGCGGAGGGGGCGATCCGCGCCGCGGTCGAGGCGGTGGAGCAGCGTGAGATGCGCCGCGCCGTCCTCGAGGACGGCGTGCGCGCCGACGGCCGAGGTCCCAAGGACATCCGCCAGATCTCCATCGAGGTCGGCGTCCTGCCGCGTACCCATGGCAGCGCGCTGTTCACCCGCGGCGAGACTCA from Candidatus Krumholzibacteriia bacterium carries:
- a CDS encoding bifunctional oligoribonuclease/PAP phosphatase NrnA, producing MAEIDIPAAAARFRALVQSHHRIWVSVHESPDGDSIGAALALQEVLGRMGKRIVAIRQHPFPRQYEDLPGTEHMGDVTRLGELFPPEVIIAVDVGSFRRIHAVLDHVSPETVVVNIDHHPGNGGPERPCEYVDLADPSVASTTMLTYLLLREAWPGCVTSQAATCLYVGLITDTGCFRFSNTNAETLRVGAELVALGADPGRLAENYMFRRRPQALRLLGEVLTTLEFHAGGKLSTLCLTRDMLERSGARMEESEGFVNHATSVDGVQVAAMLREVDSGRTRVSLRSPDLLDVSRIAREFGGGGHRNAAGCSVDADIDRAQELIVQAVLQALRG
- the truB gene encoding tRNA pseudouridine(55) synthase TruB: MHFDDRVFLIDKPQGLTSFGAVRRLRRAARVQKAGHSGSLDPNATGLLVLCTGVATRLAGLFVDFPKEYEGRVRFGTATDSHDAAGEVIASAPVPALAASQVEEALQRFAGEIDQTPPMVSALKHQGRRLYEIARAGGEVERQPRRVRVHSIALRALGTDYADIHLRCGRGCYVRSIAHDLGQALGVPAHLEALRRTAVGPFALAEASSLEALETALAAAAGTASPPPAGVLALPAALRSFPALTVRAPFEAALRHGAQPELRALVEVPRLSGPHRLLSADGQRLLAMAQVDGKKQWARVRLLRVFPEPVRVDAGGEAA
- a CDS encoding bifunctional riboflavin kinase/FAD synthetase, with the protein product MKVYANFPHELPAAPRYSVVSVGVFDGLHRGHQRILAAALEGAPAGAVAVVTFDPHPRAVLGPPKRARLLSPLPERLELLGSYPLGAVAVLRFDQQLARMSYVDFVRDFLCTGLGARRLVLGYNVSLGHERQGNQERLRELGGVLGFEVRSVPAFEIGGAPVSSTRIRHLLDAGNVEAAAELLGRPYALQGTVVRGSGRGRAIGIPTANLQLSAEKLVPARGVYAARVGIEGRLHAGALNIGVVPTFVEEGTQSVEVHILDFDGDLYGAGLRLECIARLRDERKFSGPEALVAQIRQDIAQARAACAQLD
- the rpsO gene encoding 30S ribosomal protein S15, with the translated sequence MALSKDNKRQVIEKFKLHEHDSGSPEVQIALLTERIRSLTEHFKVHKNDHHSRRGLLKMVGQRRRLLDYLKNKNVEHYKMLIKELELRR